One genomic window of Indioceanicola profundi includes the following:
- a CDS encoding GcrA family cell cycle regulator: MSWTDERVAKLRELWGQGMSASEIADLLGDITRNAVIGKAHRLGLSGRPSPIKKKETKGATILSLTERMCKWPVGDPKSPDFHFCGKQAHAGLPYCAEHAALAYQPAKRRDEERKVSVA, from the coding sequence ATGAGCTGGACGGACGAGCGGGTGGCAAAGCTGCGCGAACTCTGGGGACAGGGGATGAGCGCCAGTGAAATCGCCGATCTCCTTGGCGACATCACCCGCAACGCGGTAATCGGCAAGGCCCACCGGCTCGGCCTCTCTGGCCGGCCGTCGCCGATCAAGAAGAAAGAAACCAAGGGCGCGACGATCCTTTCGCTGACCGAGCGCATGTGCAAGTGGCCGGTCGGCGATCCGAAGAGCCCGGATTTCCATTTCTGCGGCAAGCAGGCCCATGCCGGCCTGCCTTACTGCGCAGAGCATGCGGCGCTCGCCTACCAGCCCGCCAAGCGGCGGGATGAGGAGCGGAAGGTCAGCGTCGCCTGA
- a CDS encoding ferritin-like domain-containing protein, protein MNGDAAVLARLNDLLQLECDALASYHLAITLLRSPEHRAPMQDFLADHERHVRDLTAMIHGRGSLALRLPHIPTGMFKVAVQAAGALGDERAVLLAFRANEQQARDKYAREAGMNQPPEVAALLSRHADDEARHFDWVCATLDRLGVGSGTAVGTVVGLFSSFHGAAANAVEAVGRCGLEMAYRMTRPT, encoded by the coding sequence ATGAATGGGGATGCGGCCGTTCTGGCCCGGCTGAACGACCTGCTGCAACTGGAATGCGACGCGCTGGCCTCCTACCATCTGGCGATCACGTTGTTGCGGTCGCCGGAGCACCGCGCGCCCATGCAGGACTTCCTGGCCGACCATGAGCGGCATGTGCGCGACCTCACCGCCATGATCCATGGCCGTGGCAGCCTGGCGCTACGGCTGCCGCACATCCCCACCGGAATGTTCAAGGTGGCCGTTCAGGCCGCGGGCGCGCTGGGGGACGAGCGGGCGGTGCTGCTGGCCTTCCGGGCGAATGAGCAGCAGGCCAGGGACAAATATGCCCGCGAGGCCGGCATGAACCAGCCGCCGGAGGTCGCGGCCCTTCTCAGCCGGCATGCGGATGACGAGGCCAGACATTTCGACTGGGTCTGCGCCACGCTGGATCGGCTGGGCGTGGGAAGCGGCACGGCGGTGGGAACCGTGGTGGGCCTGTTCTCCAGCTTTCACGGCGCTGCCGCAAACGCGGTGGAGGCGGTGGGGCGCTGCGGCCTGGAAATGGCCTACCGCATGACGCGCCCCACCTGA